The window TTCTATGCGTTTTGTTCTCTTGTTCCAAAAGATCGGAAACAGAGGGAACAAATGGTTCCGATTTCAAAAAGCCTGATAGTGCAAACATCAATGGGATGTATTTTTTTCATATGACGGGGGATGCTAATTTAGCCGCAATTGGCTGGGATCCTTCCAATTTCACGGACTGGCCCGATCGTGTAAAATTCTTAGGAAAAAATTTCGTAAGTGATGCAGGAGTGGGTACGTTTGGTTGCATGAAATTTGATCTGAACACAAATCTCATCAAGATATACCTTCCCATTGAAAAAGAAACATTTACATATCCGTTCAGAAGTCAATTAGAAATCAATCAGTACAAACCCAATGAAGTTTTACAAAAGATTTCAATGCAAACACCTTCCCAGGAAATTCAATTCATCGTCGATGTTCAGAATCAAATTTCGTTTCCCTTTGGAAGGATTTGGCGAAAAAAGAAATACAACGGGAAAGAATTAAAATCGGTAGAAGACTGCAAAGATTTCCCGATCAAAATTTTAGATACTTGTTTAGTGCAAAGGCAGAAAGGAGAGTATTTTATTTCCGAGAAAAATGGATCTGATATTCGAAAAGAACTAACACAAGAGAGTGAGATCATTGCCCATCTTCCTTTGAATGCAAAAGTAAAAACCGAAGAATTCAAAACGAACTGGAATCAAACCGAAGTTTCTTGGAAGAAAATAAAATTTGATGGAGGTGAAGGATACATCGATTCGATCCATCTTGAAAAAAATCCTAACCATTGTTATCCTCCCAATATGACAGCAAAACGTATATTAATAGAAATAGCGGAGTGGGGAGGAGGGTACTTCGAATCCAATCGAATCATTCATGTCAATGTAGATGAGAAAGGATCCTTACATTTTGATATCTCGCCGATCGAATGGGAAGACCAAAGTAAGATCGAAAAGTTTGTATTCGGAAAAGATTCTTTAGTATTAACAGTCCATGAAGTTCGGGTATTTGAGGGAGAAGTGACGAGTGACTATTATTTTACAACAGAAATTCCCTATTCCCGTTTTCATCTATTGACACCTTGGAATCGAATCGTCGAATATGAAAAAAATTCGACCATTCAGAAAAAATAATATTTTTGGTAGAGTAAATGTCCCAATGCAAATTGAATTGAAAACCATCATATCTTTGTTCACCGTCATTCTTTGTTTGGGTTGCGAAACGGTATCTAAATTTTGGGATCCCGTTGGTTGTGAAGCATCCTATAAAGAAGAGAAATTGGATTTTGATTCCAATCAAGAGTTACGTTACTTTACGTCACGTAATCCACGAGTCTCCAATTTATTATTAAGTCCAAATCAAGAACTTTTGTTTAGTAAAGATCCATTGTATTTGAGTTACTCAATTAGCAATGGGGTCAAATCAATCTTAATTAATTTGAAAACAAAGGAGATTTACCCTCCAATAGAAGGTCGTTATCATATCATTTCTAATGGTATTTTTTATTCTGAAAATGTAAAAGAGAATACTCTCAGTATATTTCGAATTCCCTATCAGAAGATTTTGAAAATGCCAAATTCTTTTGAACCTTCACAAATTTATATCTCTGGAAAACTGATTAGAATTAAAGACAATAAGGGATTCGGCGTAATCAATTTGGAAGGGCATTCAATTGTTCTCAATCATTTCGATGAAATTCATTTAGGATTATATGAATCGGCACCTATCATTGCTGTGAAAGGGGAAGATAAATACATATATGATCGTGAAGGAAATTTACTCCTCATGATAAGACAAAATATGGCTAACGGCGATACCATACGAAACATCAGTAAAAATGGATTTTTATTGTACCAAAAGGATAGTAATTGGGGAGTTTTGGATCAGAATGCAAAAGTCATTGTATCACCGAAATATGAATCCATTTCCAATTTTTCAGATGGACTTGCGGCAGTTCAGTTGAATGATCAATGGGGATACATTGATGAATCAGGGAAGGTAGTGGTTCCCATAGAGTATGGCTATGTTTCACCAATTTACAAATCAATTGGACGAAGAAGAACTAAAGACACCAACGAATGCGTTCTGTTTGCAAGTGATGGAAAAGAAATCATCCGATACCCTAGCAATGAAAATCAAGCTTATGAAAATTGTTCGATTTTTAATACAAGAACATACATTCAGCTCCATACCAAAACTTTACGTTACTTTGTTAAGTTAGGGAAAGAAAAATGGGTCGAGGTCGATTCAGCAAAAGAAGTAGAGGATATCACTGGAGATTATATCATTTCAAAAGATGGAAAATACGGAATGATTTCTTTTGATGAACGATTTTTTGTTCCGATAGTGTATGATAAAATTCAATACAATCAAATTTCAAAACAATACGTTTTGTATCAGAATGGCAAATCGGCCTTGTATGATGTTGATGGCTTGGCCATCTCTTCCTTTCTCCCGGGCCATGTGTATTCGTGTGATGAAGGCATTTGTTTGGTTCAAAATCCAAAAACTGGCAAATTTGGATATTTTGAAAGTGGCGGAAAAGAAATCATTTCTATGACTTTGGATTATGCTGAAGGTATTTCGGAGGGACATGCCAAAATTTCCAGAGATGGAAAATGGGAATTGATAGACCGCCAAGGAAAACCTGTCTTAAGATTTCCCGACCATCAATTTGGCAGTTTGAGTGGAGGAATTTTCTGGCGTAAACAAGGCTCGTTCTATGGGTATCAAAATGAGAAGGGGGATTGGGTTGTAGAACCTATGTTAGATAGCTATGAGTCCATTTCGAATGGAATAACAATTGTAAGTCAAAATGGAAAATTCGGGTTATTGGGAAATAAAGGAAACTGGATCGTTCCTCCGACTTGGGATCATATTAAAAAAGATCATTTAAGAGAAAATGCCTATCTCTTTCGCTTAGGAGAAAGAAGTGGAATTGCAATGTTTACAAATTGCGATTAAACATGCATATGAAATTTTTCTGTCAAATTGATAAAACTCTCAGCCATTCGTTCATACTCCTATTCATTTTATTTTCGCAGCTCCATTGTTTGTTTATACCGATTCCCAAAGAAGGGGAGAAGATCAATACGACAATTGATTTCCATGTTGGCCAAAAAGTATATATCAATGTTCCTTTAGGTTTCATTCTTCGAGAATCACCAAAAGAAAACAGTCATGCAATTAAATACCTACAATTTGGAGTCCCTTTTTCCATAAAAAACATACTAACCAAAGAAGAAATATTTGAGGGAAAATATATAGGTTATTGGATGGAAGGAGAAAAAGGTGGTTGGATCTTTTCACACTTTGTTACTCAAAATCCAAACGAGTCAAATCTTAGAGCAACCTTCAATCGATTATTAAGCGAATTTGAGGAATACAAGAGTTATGATGAAACGTTGACAGGCAAAGAAAGTTTTAAACGAAAATCACTTTATGGTTTTTGGTCAAAGGTCTGTAAGCCAATTGAAAGTTCGGATAGTAGATGAGAATTTCGAACCTTGTTTAAAACAGATTTCAAAGGACTTAAAGGAGGGAATCGCCCTCTCCGCTGCCATCACATCCTGTGATGCCTTTCGCTCCGAGGCACGGCTTCGCCTGGTTTTGTTCGTCGCCTCCCATCCAGGCTACGGGACAGAAATGTTCGCTCCCTATGGGTCGTTCACATTTCTGATCACAAAACTGTTCGATTCCCGATTTGTTATTGTTAGTTGGAATTGATTTTGGAATTTTTGTTTGGTGCCTAAAGGAGGGAATCGCCCTCTCCGCTGCAATCACATCCTGTGATGCCTGCGCTCCGAGGCACGGTTTTGTTCGTCGCCTCCCATCCAGGTCGGCTTATCCAAAACATTGCTCCCTATGGGTCGCAAAGTTTTGGCTCACAAAACTGTTCGATTCCCGATTTGTTATTGTTAGTTGGAATTGATTTTGGAGTTTTTGTTTGGTGCCCCAGGAGGGAATCGAACCCCCACTGTCGGTTCCGAAGACCGATGTTCTATCCGTTGAACTACCAGGGCATGGTGACAGGATGTATTGTCAGGATAGGGGGACCCTGTCTTCGGGCAAATGATTTTTTGGAAAAGTAAAACTCATCTTAACGATGTATGAAAAGAGTAAAAAGGTCCAAATCACAAGAAGGAAACGTAAAAACAAAAATACATAATAAATCGGTTTTGGTTTTCCAGGGACGAGGAAAATGGTTAAGTCACTCACTTGGAACAATTGGGATCCTGGGATTTTTTTCCGGATCGCATCAAAGTTTTTACGAAACTCACCCAATCGTTCGGAAGGGTCCAGGTCAAAATCATTCGTATAACGCAGTGAACCCTCGTCCCCAAAAGCATAAAATCTCGTTTCCCATCCGACAAAATCGAAATGAATGGGGAAAGAACCAGGAGGGTTTCGTAGGAAAAAATAGATGGTTCCACCGTCATAAACAAAAGACGGGACTTGGCCTTCTAAACGGATTTTGTTTTTGCTAAATCCATCTTCATAAAAATCGGACCAATCCCCCCATTGGAAAATTGTCCCTCGATCATCTTTCCACAATAACCCACCCAAATTTCCAAATTGTTCCAAATCTTTCACCCATTCGGAATCAGTTTTCAATCCATTGGATATGTTTTCCTTTTGAATGGAATGGTGTCGAAGTGATGTTTTTAAACGGATGCGAAGGTTTCGAATCTCAGCTTGGTTTGTTTCGATGAGTCGCTTTCGGATTTCAATTTCTTCTTTTTGGAATGGATCAGAGAAAACGACTTCAGTTAAGGTAAATAAAAATTCGGTGAATGGATCTTCAGATTCCTTAGTCGTTTCTGCAGAAAGGAAGGATCCTGGGATCAAAAGAAAGACGAGGAACAGAAAAAAATAGATTCTCATCTCCATGAGTATCGGCAATTTTGGGACGAATGATGACCTGTCCTATCTGCCAAGCCCACAAAAATCCTTCGGAGATTCTTTTTGAAAATGAATTTTGGATCCTAAGAAAGGCAAACCAAAACCTGGATGGTTATCTATATTTAGAAATCAAAGGCCACATTGAATCTTGGAACCAATTGACGATGGAACAATTTGAAGCCTATGGCCGAGCCCTCCACAAAGGAACGGAACTCATTGAGTCGAGTCACCCTGAAAAAATTTATATGACTGCCATCGCGGAACGAGTACCACATCTGCATGTACATTTGATCCCTCGGTTCAAAGGACAAACGCCTGGCATAGAACACATCGCCCAAGCAACAGGACCAGGTTTTCCGAAGCCTATGTAAAAAATGGGTGGATGATTTTTAAAATCTCGCTACCATTTTGGTTTGTGATTTTAGAAAGACATCCAACAAATCAAAAACCTCGTTCTTCGATCAGTGATCTGGAAAGTTTACAAGAAAGATTTTTCCTTTTACAAAGAGAGAGTGCGTCACAGAAGATTGCGCATATTTTTGTTTTAGAAGGGTTTGCTTCTTCAGGAAAGGGTTCCATCTTACAATCCTTAACCATACGACTTGACCCAAGAAAGTTCAAAGTTTATTCACCTTACGTTGACCAATCGGAAGACAGGGGGTATCCATTTTTATGGAATTTTTGGAAGGTTTTACCTCGTTACGGTGAGTTTCTCTTTTATCTCAATACATATTACAGTCGTTTGGCGTATCTTCGCTCTCAGAAAAAAATAAGCATGAGCGAGTATGACCACCGATTGTTGTCGATATTAAATACGGAACGTATCCTTTCGAAAGATAAAATCATTGTTCATAAATTTTTCTTTCACCTATCAAAAAAAGAACAAAAGAAACGTTTAGAGGAAGCTAAAAAAAAGAAAAAAGATTGGGAACTTTCCCCTTACGACAAAGACCAGGGAGAACATTACAAACGTTACTTTGAAATCTTTGATTCCATATTAAGTTCTTCTCGAACCATCGATTCTCCTTGGATCGTCATCGCAAGTGACAAAAAGGAAGATTCGCGACTTCTCGTTTTCGAAGCCATCCTGGAACGTCTCGAAGAGACCTTACATTACGATTCCAAAACCAATTTACAAAAAATCAACCACGGAATGGAACTCATCCCATGAAACCGAATGTCTTAAGAACTAGAATCTCAAACTTAAACCAATTGGATCTACACCAATCGCTTTCAAGCGAAGAATATCAAATCCAAATGAAAGAATTAAAAAACAAAATCCGTGAATTAACTTTTTTGGCAAAAGCCAAAAATAAACCTGTATTGTTTGTCTTTGAAGGATGGGATGCGGCAGGTAAGGGGGGAGCCATTCGTCGACTCACCTCAGAAATTGACCCACGTTTATTTGAAGTGCACAATATCTCCGCTCCTAATGAAGAAGAAATCAAACACCATTACCTTTGGAGATTTTGGAACCGAATTCCAAAAAAAGGTCATATTGGAATCTTTGATCGATCATACTACGGACGCGTGTTAGTGGAACGAGTGGAAGGATTTGCAACGGAATCAGAATGGGTTCGTGCCTATGAAGAGATTTTTTTATTTGAAGAACAACTCCAAAGTTTTGGAACCATCATTCTTAAGTTTTGGTTGCATATCAGTTCAGAGGAACAACTCTCCCGATTTGAAATGAGAAAAAACGATCCACTGAAACGTTGGAAACTCACCGAAGAAGACTGGCGTAACCGTGACAAATGGCATTTGTATGAGGAGGCAGCAAATGAAATGTTCCAAAAAACTGACTCACCGAAAGCCCCATGGGTTTTGGTGCCTGCCAATGACAAATACCATGCACGGGTAACTGTATTAGAAGCCGTTGTACAAAAGTTAAAAGAAGAATTGGGATAAAGTTTTCATTGTGAATGAAAGGTTCGTTTTCTCATAAATCGCATTCGATTCACTGATAAAAATTGATCAATCTAAATTTGCATTTACTTCATTGCCCCTTTTTTATGGGACCGGGCTACTTTGGGGTTTGCTTCGCTTCCGTCTGACATCAGTCAGACCAAGCCCGCCGTATCCCTCTCGCATTTCCTATTTCGAGTAATAAAGGCTTTCCGTTGTGGCTTTCGACTCACTTTCATCTTTTGATTTTCTTTCAATTTTCATAATAGTTAACTTGACAATAGTTTCCAAGGAAACTAAATTAAAGTTATGGCGAAACAAAAAACATCCGAACCAAGCCAATTAAAATCTCACCTTGGTTATCATTTGCGAGTTGTTTCCAATGCCGTTTCCCATTCCTTTGCAAAAAAACTAACCAATTGGGATGTGACAGTCGCAGAATGGGTCATCTTACGTGAGATGTATTCATACAAGGAAAATTCATCTCCGAGCATTGTTGCGGAGTTTACGGGTCTGAGTCGTGGTGCCGTTTCGAAGCTCATCGAACGATTGTTGCAAAAAGGCCTTGTGAGTCGAGAGGAAGCGGCAATTGACCGCCGATACCAAGAAATCAAACTCACAAAAGAAGGAAGGAAACTTGTCCCAAAGCTTTCCGAGATTGCCGACGAAAACGACATTTCCTATTTTTCTGTACTTTCACAAAAAGAAAGGGAAGAGCTTCGCAAGATTCTTTCCAAACTAACAACAGCACACAAGCTCAATTTAACCCCAATCGAATGAGGAATCAAGTATGGCAAACCTAACAACAAAATTAATAGAAGCTCAAAAATTGGCGATGTCGCTACGTCCGAAGGTAGGTGGATTTCTAGTCCTTGCAGAAGTTTTGAGATTAGCGGGTGTTACGAGGAATCGTTGGTCCTTACCTTCTTGCCAGTCGGTTTACCATATGAAGGAAGGATCTGTGGTCCAACAAGGGAACCCAATTGTGATGGGAATCCATGAGATCCCAAAATTTGATTCTGAAGGTTTGATCAGAGCACTCCGCACAGACCAAGAAGGCAAAAGTTCATTTCCTGAATTCCTCAAATCAGCATGGGAGGCAGGTGTGATCGGTTACGATGTTGATTTCGAGAGTCGTAAGGTTGTTTACTATGGAGTGAATGATGAAAGTTATATGGAAGAATACCCTGCCGTGAATCTAGAAGTTTGATCATTTATATGGTTTTTGTTTGATCTGAAATGTATAGGTCCGATCACTCGATTGGAGGACTACTTGTGCATAAAATCCTAAGTCAAGGGACCGAAACTTGGAGCGAAAGATAGAGGCTTCTTCATCAAAAATTTCTTTTCGACAATCGGGTATGAGGGCTTTCCATTTTTCTTTCGAAATCGAATGGTATAAAAATCCGTTGGCTTCGGAAGGGATGGTTCTTTCTTCCCAAACAATCGGTTCTGAATAACATAAAATTCCATTCCTCGTTTTGATCCGAAACTCTGATTTCCATTCGGGACTTGGTACTTTGAGATTGGTTTTCGTTTGGTTTTCGATGAATAAAAAGTAACCTTGGTAAGTGGGATCTTCTTCTCTCGAAACACTCAAATAGGTCGGATAACCATCAACAATCTGTTTGTCGGATTGAGTTGGATTTTGAAAATTTCCTGGATTTAACGCCTTAAAGCCAATATAAAAAATAAGGATCACCAAAACCAAATCAATGAAGAGGACAATTTGGCGCCACCTTGTCCTTTTATGTTTGTCACCAATTTGTTTTAAATAGTCCCGGAATTCTTCGGGGGATCGTGAATGGTAACCTTTTCCCATTAGAGTAACTCCACTAAGGATTTTAAGATTTGGTGAGCAGACGGATAGGGTTCTTCTAGGTCTTTCGAATGGTCGAGAAAGGAAAGAGAAAGTTGCACCGCTTCTGGAATAGAAAGGTCCAAATCCAAACTCAAATAGCGCGCGAGGATTCCAGAAAGTAAATCACCCGTTCCCATCGTAGCAAGTTTTGGATTGGGAGACTCCCAAACATAAGAAGATCCATCGGGACAAACAAGTAAACTCACAAAAGATTTGAGGAGTACATACACTTGGTTTTCTTTCGTGAAGGGTAAGAGTGTGTCATATGCTTCTTGGACAGAGTGATGGGTTTTTCCTGTCATACGGTTCAATTCACCGACATGGGGTGTGAGGAGGATTTTATCACCGATGGGAAGTTTTGTACCTGGGTTCGGAATGGCTCCTGCATCTAAGATACAAGCCAATCCCTCTCTAAGTTTCCATCCATCCAATCCCTTCGGAAATTCGGAAAGGCCTGGCCCAACAACCAAGGTTTTGATTTTGGAAAAAAACGGATCTTCTTCCATGGTTTGGAAATCCGAAACCATGGCCATCTTGGATAAATCTTCTTTTAATACATATTGGCTAATTTTTGCAGAAGGGGAGAAAATTTTACTAATACCTCCACCTAACCGAGAGAAGGCAGTTTCTGATAGTAAAATTGCTCCTTCCATTCCTTCTTTCCCACCATAAAACAAAGCAGATCCTGCACTGTATTTATGGTCTTTGTTCTTTCGTTTGAGAACTTGAATCGCCCTTTCCGGATCTTTTTCTAAATAATACCGATTTGAAAAATTAGCATTTGTAAGGTGAGTGCGAATGGGAAATCCAATGGATTCGTAGTATCTGGGTATGAGATTGTCTTTTTCATAAATGTATCCCACATTCTCCCACTTCCTTGTACCTAACTCTTCAATGGAATCAGCAAAAACAAATGGTTGGTTTTCCGTATCGGAACTTCCCAGTCCATAAGGATTCCAGCCACTTGGCGTATCCAGAGAAAGCCGATAAAAAAAGACTTCGGATTCATTGATGGTAAAAATGGCTTCGGTTATTTCTTTTGAGACTTTGTTTTGGAATCCTGTGCCAAGGATGGCATCGACAAGTAAAACAGAATCCACATCTTCTGATTCTGTGGCGGTTTGGAAATCGTTTAAGTTGCCAATCGTTTCTGTTTTTCCAATTGATGACTGAACAAGAGATTCGTAAAATTTTCCAGCATCATTTTTGTTTGGCGAAGTTTGAAATACTCGGACTGGGTATCCTTCTTGGAAAAGTATATGAGCGAGAGCATACCCATCACCACCGTTTCCGCCACTCCCACAAACAATCCAAATGGATTCTGCCGTTTTCCATAAATCTTCATTGGCGTGAAACACAGATAAGGCGGCCATTCCCATTAAACTTTGTTCACTAAATCCAAGTTCTGTATGGGCCAAAGAATCCATGGATTTGGATTCTTGATTCGTAAAAAGGGGGATGAGTTTCATCTAAATCCAACGATACACTTCAAGTGCACCAGAGCGAATTCTCACAGAATAAATGGTATCAAAGGCATCCGTATACGTTTCCCTCCACTGCCCACGTGGGCTGGAAAAGGGAATCCTTTTGTTATTGATGTGGTTTCCTTCTTTGTCATGGACTTGCAGACGGACTGAATTCCCTCCATCTTCTGTTTCCCAAATATAAAATTCTCCATTGTTGCGAATGGAAAATAAAATCTCCGAAGGGTCTTGGATTTCTTTTAATAATTCTACTTCTTTGGAATCAAAATGGAAACGATAAATCCTTCGGAACTTAAACCGTTTGTCTTTTTTGGAATCATAACTAAACGATCCCAGAACATAATCCCCTTCTGGATGGGGGAGGAGTTTGTCTAAGGTGATGTCATACTCTTTGGCGTCAGAACTAGAAAAGACATCAAGGGCGGATTCTTTTAGATTCCCTTTGAGTTCCCCTTCCTCAAAATAAGAGAGTCGCATTTCTTCTGCAATGCGGTGATAAACAAATAATTTGTCACCCTCACCAGGTAAGATGTACTCAATGTAACGGAATGGTTCGGAGTTTTTTCCAGAAGCTCCTAACATAAATTTCACGACCCCTTTTTGTGTGATTTGCACAAGAAAGGAAGGTAATACGGTTGTCCCTTGGGTCGAAAAGGCGCCACTATAGGTTTTGTATAAGTTCTCTTGCCCGGCAGGGAGTTCCATCCCTTTGGAAGAAATTCGGTTTTGGACCACAAGATCTCCATCTTCATTCATTGCCACAATCCCAATCCCACCAAAGCGGAATGGGTAGTGGGGGATGCCTGCAACTGATTTGAAGTCTGGGTTTCCAATCGTTGCATCTAATCTTCCATTCCGGTCAAACAATTTGATGACTGCTTGTTTATTGTCAGGAAGTGCTGAGATATTGGAGGAAGTAGGGATGGTTAAGGGAACATTGGTCAAGACCTGGTTCACCACCACTCCTTCAAAGGTTTCATTGGTGGCCCCAAGGGGGATGCGAAAGAGGATTTCTTCTTTGAGGTTTTCCACTCGGAAACGGAGGCAAGAAATGGAAACAAAGAGAAGGAGGCTGAAGTACAGGGTTCTCATGGTGCAACATCCATTCCCTAATTTTTTATTTACAGGACAACTCGCTTTTCCTAGCCTGTCAGGAGACGTGCTAAATTTTAGCATGAGCTTTGGTCTCTTATACAGATTCCGATTGGAATCTTTGGATATGGTTTGGTATATACCGAGGAAAACATCAGAGAACTGATTTTACGAGTTCTCGCTCCACCTCTAGCGCTTTTTTCGCTCCAAGTACAGAATCGGAAAAACCACGCCCTCATTGAGATAGAACTGGATCATCTCACAGACAAAACTGGCTCTGCTAGTTTGGAAGACTGTGAGACTGTATCTAGGAGACTCAAAGAGGAGCTGGACCAATGGGGAGAGGAATTTGATTTCACTCTCCAAGTCTCCTCCGCGGGAGCAGAACGTGTTTTACGTTTGCCGGAGGATTTAATTCGTTTCCAAGGACTTTTGGTAAAACTAGAAGTGCCGCTGGAATCAGGGAAATGGGACAAACGATTGTATCGTTTGGGACCGGTTTCGGGGGATTCCGTTGAGCTTACGCTTTACGATCGTAAAACTCGACACAAAAAGAACCAAAAATCGGTATCTATGCCCATCGCAGAAATACGAAAGGGAAATTTGTATTTAGAAATTTAAGACTATGGCGACAAAACAAGCAACGAAAGAAACTGGGCTATTCGAAGCCATCCAACAATTCTGTCAGGACAAATCCCTTGACAGAGAACTCGTACTCGGTGTCATCCGCGACTCACTCCTTGCTGCCTATCGCAAAAAAGTTGGTTTGGAAGCTGAGACCGATGACCGCTGCCAGGTTGAATTTGGCTCCGATAATAAAAACGAAATCATCATCTCTGTGTTACGCGACGTCGTAGCCGAAAAAACAATCAACCCTCTGGAAGTGTCTTTAGAAGATGCACAGAAAATCGATCCAAAGATCGAAGTGGGTAGCCAAATCAGAGTGTTTGAAAAACCACAAGATTTGTCTCGGGTTCTTTCGAGCCAAGCCAAACAAATGGTCTTCCAACGTTTGCGAGACATGGAAAAAGAATTACTCTACCAAGAATACAAATCCAAAGAAGGAGAACTCACACACGGGTACTTCCAACGATGGAAAAAGGACATCATGTCCATTGACCTTGGAAAAGTAGAAGGCATCATGCTGAAAAAAGACCAAAACCCTGGTGAAAAATACCGCCAAGGTGACCGTCTGAAGGCCATTATCTCTCGAGTGGAACTAAGGCCCCGAGAACCAATGCCTGTCATCACACTTTCCCGTGCTTCTGGCGACTTTGTCAAAAAACTCTTCGAGATGGAAATTCCTGAAGTGTATGATGGCATTGTTGAAATCAGAGATGTTGCACGTATCCCGTCTTACA of the Leptospira biflexa serovar Patoc strain 'Patoc 1 (Paris)' genome contains:
- the nusA gene encoding transcription termination factor NusA — translated: MATKQATKETGLFEAIQQFCQDKSLDRELVLGVIRDSLLAAYRKKVGLEAETDDRCQVEFGSDNKNEIIISVLRDVVAEKTINPLEVSLEDAQKIDPKIEVGSQIRVFEKPQDLSRVLSSQAKQMVFQRLRDMEKELLYQEYKSKEGELTHGYFQRWKKDIMSIDLGKVEGIMLKKDQNPGEKYRQGDRLKAIISRVELRPREPMPVITLSRASGDFVKKLFEMEIPEVYDGIVEIRDVARIPSYRTKVVVTTSKSDVDPVGACVGMKGVRIQAIVRELGNERIDIVLHSDEPSIFIANAISPAKPVEVHVDRKRGDALVIVPDESLSLAIGINGSNVKLVSQLSGFKIDIKTVSQYNQELASPEAREKLDRLFNAQQEAMEESEDGYNQSGQDEEEEDSGFTPLSEIPGLTPRIVGLLEAGGIKNVETLLEFSQEELSKISGIGKTTAEQILRLLRESIEWVEEG